A segment of the Arachis hypogaea cultivar Tifrunner chromosome 5, arahy.Tifrunner.gnm2.J5K5, whole genome shotgun sequence genome:
CACTTCTTCATCGCACTACTGTGGGCGCGTCTTCTCTTTCATCGTTGTCCTCCATTGCACCACGTCCTTCTTCAAGTCGCCGTCCTCTCCATCGCATCACGCCCTCCGTCactgtcctcttcctctttcttctttttccgattttttttatgtaatttggattttttttatatagagtgAATGTTTTTTTGATATAATTTAGATATATTTTAGTATATTGTGGATATTTTTTTGTcccttaataaaaaatatcttaggGTTTAGGATGtggatttttttttacaaaaatatctaattacaaaaaaagaaacttctaattataaaaaaaaaagaaacattcacaatttttgaaaataaatttaatgtgatttaattttttttatataatttagatttttctaatATATTACGAATATTTTTTTATGGATTTTAGGGTGTAGTTTAAAAAAGAATTAAGTGCAGAAATGTGTTACCTTTTTTATTGATTACCTAACGAAGTTGTAAGAAAAACTACTTCTAAATGATCaaatttaaacaaaacataccCTTAAACGATTAAACCCATATATATCTAAATTCAAGATTCCAAATCCAAGATTGTGGTCTTGTGGACATGTTGAGGAGAGTATAGCTAGGAGGACAGGTTCTCATCGATGGAACAAAGACTAGATAAGGTGTTAGAAAATTTTAATACTCAGGCCAATAAATATAGTCTTTGTTCTAACATTTTATCtagtttttatatcttttttgactaagtattatatttgttggtctaaaaatgagtattaaaattttagtttttgtctctaaaatttcaatgTTTCAGTATTtttaaaaagtgaaaataaatgatagaaatttttaaaaataaaaactgaaattttaataatattttatatctaaaatactcttatttcaattaattaattctaactttactctttatgcaaattaaattaaaactttattcttattccaatatttatctcttattttataACAAATACAATACTAAAACTTAATTCCATCtatatttttcaatttctatctttcaatttctatttctcAGTCTCTATCTCTCTTCTAAATACTATCTTTAGACGTTATCCtctccatctatatatataaccGTGGCTGGCAAGAGTTCATCGACACAGCAAATATACTTACCAATATCAAAAAGTTGCATAATCCTATCCAATCCCCAAACTTTTCAAATGGCCAAATTGTTTCTCATTATACCAATCCTCCTATTATTCTCATATCTTGTTCATCGTAGAAGATGTTGTAGAACCCCTCTGTTGATAGATTGGCCAATCCTTGGCATGTTACCACAAGTCCTTAGCAACTTGTGCCATATCCATGATTTTGTAACTAATGTTTTGAGACAAAAAGGTGGCACCGGTGAATTCATGGGGCCATGGTTCACCAAAATgaactatatgatcactagtgacCCCATGAATGTTCATCACATAATGAGCAAAAGCTTTGACAACTATGTCAAGGGCCCAGAGTTTCGCGAGATCTTCCAAGCTTTTGGAGACGGTATTGTGACTGCAGATTCAGAGACATGGAGATACATTAGGACCATGCAACATTCCTTGTTCCGGCAACCGAGTTTTGAGACGATGGTGGAGAAAACCTTTCAAGAGAAGGTTCAGAATAGCTTGCTTCCGATACTTGACCATGCATGGTTACATGGAAATGTTTTGGATCTTCAGGATGTGTTTAGTCGATTAATGTTCGACGAGACATGCATCATGGTTTTAGGATATGATCCTAAGAGTCTCTCAATTGAGTTTCCATTGGTGGAAATTGAGAAGGCTTTCGATGAAGTTGGGGAGTGCATATTCTATAGGCACATAGTGCCAAGAAGTGTTTGGAAGTTTCAAGAGTGGCTTCAAATTGGTGAGGAGAAGAAGATGACAAAAGCATGCAAAGTTTTTGACCAATTTCTGTATTCATGCATTGCAACTAAGCGCCAAGAGTTAAATGAATGCAACAAAAGTAGTGGTGATGACTTGCTTAGTGCTATCATGATGATGGGTGAAGAAAAGGGCAAAATGGTCCATGATGATAAGTTTCTAAGAGATGCCGTATTCAATCTTTTTGTAGCCGGGAGAGATCCCATAACTTCGGCTCTTACATGGTTTTTTTGGCTCGTTGCAACACATCCATTAGTGGAGGCCAAGATTCTTGAAGAAATCAAAAAAGTTTTTGGCGCTATCGACGGGGAGAAGCGCAAAATTTTAGTGAAGGAAGATGTAAGGAAGCTAGTTTATCTGCATGGTGCTATATGTGAAAGTTTGAGACTATATCCAGCTGTTCCTATTGAACGTAAGCAATCATTGAAATGTGACACACTTCCTAGTGGTCATCGTGTTAATCCAAATACAATTATTCTGTTTTTTACTTATGCAATGGGAAGGTTTGAAGAGATTTGGGGAAAAGATTGCTTGGAGTTCAAGCCAGAGAGATGGATTTCAGAGAAAGGAGGAACAATACGTGTTCCATCTTATAAGTTTTTTAGTTTTAATGCAGGTCCAAGGACATGCATGGGAAAAGacttatcttttattcaaatgaaAATGGTGGCATCTACTATTTTGCGCAATTATCATATACAAGTGGTGGAAAATCATCCTACTACCCCAGCTCATTCCACCGTGCTTTTTATGAAGCATGGCTTAAAGGTTATGATAACAAAAAGAGAATTCTAATTTGATCAACGAATTTCTATATCAAATGTGATAAGATAGCACGCATTGTGTTTATGTAATTTAGGGAAATTAAATGTGTAATATAATGTTCACTGTGATGGAATTGGAGTGTGAAAAAAAAGGTTATAATAAGGCTATCTATTTTGTTTCAATTatataatttatcataataaagtGTGTGATTTTTTAGCTAATTAGTAGttgaattttttgttaatatcatattataattttgttaaataattagaGAAACAAGAAGCAATGAATTTCAATTAGGGGTTGAAATTAATGTAAAAAGCCTAATTAGAATGTGTTAAAAATAtaagtatttatgttttttttatcaatttaaacttttaaaaagaataattttataatggtgaaaactcaggtgcagtcgactttacgggaagttgatagctgaaagctgtaagatgaaaatttagtcaaatcagtcaaatcatctaacgactctcacctatcaacttcacgtgaagtcgattgcacctgagtttccacctttcATAGTATATATAACTCAACTTGCTCTTTTTATCCCGGCTACTTTCACTCCCAAACCcttcacacactctctctctctctctaagtcTATCCCCACCATGCTCTAATCTGCTCCGACAACCAAGTCCGGTCCAACATGACTGAAGTACCTCGCTCTAGCAAAGGCATCCCCACAGTCGATGGCGTTGTCCTTGATTCTTTCCTTCATTGCAACTGGTCCCCATGGAGTCTCATATCGAGCCATTAAGCATGACCACCGTCCTTAATTTATTAAGCTATTCAACATGGGTGCCACCATCACCCAAACCCTACCCTTCAAAAAATGTCTCACTTAGttcaattaaaatatgaattcaaattcaaactcaaaTGTGTCTCACGAGCTCATAATTCATCAGTTTATTGAATTGTTCATTAATCAAATTTGAATTGACTCCCAATCAGATATGACTCACTTCCTGTCttaaaatttagagatattttaAGACTTATAACAACAAAATACTAATAAGAAAACATCTCGACCACTTACTTAGGCATGATTGCTTGAAATTGTTTTAAATGTTTTGTTATTTGGAGTcaagatagttatcttattttatttttttttatcaaagacacgatattttattgtattaaaaaaatagatataaattaatacatctgtgttgaatttttttaaaagacaaataatgaataataaactAAGAAAAAGCTTTCTAAAGTTTGAAGTAacgaaaatagaataaaaaaaatgaaaagcaaaaaTGAAAGAAGCATGCTCTTGTTGAGTGGAAATAGAAATTGGAAATAGAAATAGCTTCACAGTTTTTCTTCAACTTGCTCCATTGAACCGAATTTTCTGAAGTCTTTCGAATTCTTCTGCTACTTGAAAAGTTTGAGACAGAATTTTATCaatacatatttttcttttctcaaaaATAAAGGCATTCCTAACTAACTATGATTGCCACATTAAGTAAAccattttttagcattttttttaaatttagttggtTCTTCAACATACCTACAGTTTGTTTCTACCAATTTCATGTTGTCATTGTTGGATCTTTAGGTATTATGCTTACTAAATCGGAGCTGTTCCATGCGTTCATCACTACAAAGCAGAACACTGTAGCGTGGACAGGGGTTTTTGGAGGGCTTTGACAGATCGGACAAGTCTTGTCAATTTGAGgtattcttttattcaaattatgCATTACTGGTGACGTCGGTACGTCGCTTGGGtcaccaatcttggcgaggttaacAACCCCATTATGGTGAAAATAGTCAAGAATCCACCTTAGTTGGCTAAGCCAAAgatgcacctcttactctcaaagagtCTGGAGAAAAATAAGCGCACAACTTATTTCAATATATAACTCAATCAATTCAACTCATCAACAAAAGGGGTACATACACATATTTAGACTAGTAGGGGAGGGAGAACTTTCATGACTCGAGCGATATGGGACTAACTCATAatacaatataataatatatgctaaactagattactttaattaatatttcTATAATAACCTAATAGATGCTCCTGCATCATTCTCCATGGGTTGGAAAAGGCTTGGTCTTATCTTCTATTGATTTTGCATCTTCTTCATAGTAAGGTGACAGATCAGCCACGTTAAAAATGGCAGATACTCCATAGTCTCCTAGAAGCTCAATCTTGTAAGCATTATCATTAATGCATTCCAAGACTCTGAATAATCCATCCGCTCGAGGAGATAGTTTTCCGCGAGACTTAGGAAATCATTCCTTTTTTTAAATGAATCCATACCAAATCTCTGATATTGAAAATATTTGGTCTCCTATGCTTGTTGGCCTGGACTTCATACCGAGCAGTCTGACGCAATATCTTCTTTCATACCTCCTTGTGGATCTTCTTGATTTGTTTAGCACGTTCATCAGCATTTGCACTATACTCTTGAAGAGTTGGTAACGGCAGAAGGTCTAAAGGACTCAGGAGTTGCTTGCCATATACCACTTCGAACGGACACCTCCCTGTTGTTTGACTAATGGAATTGTTGTAGGAGAACTTGGCTTGTGGCAAAACAAGATCCCACTAATGAGGGTATTTTCCCACAAAACCTAGTAGCAAATTTTCCAGCCTTTTGTTGACCACTTCTGTTTGACCATCCGTTTGCGAATGACTAGCAGAGCTAAACTGTAGGTGAGTCCCTAATTTTCTCCATAAAGTCCTCCAGAAGTGACTCATGAACTTCACGTCTCGATCTAAAGTTATTGTTTGAGGGATACCATGCAAGCGCACAACCTTTTTAAAGTACAAATCTGATATGTAGGAGGCATCATCTGTCTTATGACAAGGTACAAAATGAGCCATCTTCGAGAATCGGTCAACAACCACCATAACATAATCATTTTTCCTCTGTGTCCTTGGTAATCCCACAACGAAATCCATGCTAACATCTTCCCATGGGGCCTTCGGAACAGGCAACGGCTTGTACAAACCAGTGTTTTGATTCCCACTTTTAGCAATGTGACAAATGTGGCATCTCTGAATGTGTCGAATGACATCCCGCTCAAGTTTTGGCCAGTAGAATTTCTCTTTTACGAGAGTCAACATTTTGTCCCTTACAAAATGTCCTGCTAATCTTCCATTATGGTCTCCCAGATAATTGATTGGCGTAAGGAACAACGGGGAATGCACAAATGATTGCCCTTGAAAAGATAACCTTCGTGAATGAAGAATTGTCAATAGGGTTGTTGCAAGCAGCATGTCCAGATTTCTCCGAAATCTTGATCTCCCTCATATAACTCCCTTACAATCTCAAAGCCAACAACATTAATTTGTAGAGTGGAAAAGAGAGTGAGTCGTTGGCTTAAGGCATCGATAACCTTATTTTGAGTCCCAGATTTGTGCTTAAGGAGAAATAGAAAAGATTGTAGAAACTCACTCCTAGTTGCATGGCATCGATTCAACTTTTGTTGGGAGTTAATATGTTTAAGAGCCTTGTGATCAGTATATAAGATGAACTCCTTAGGCAATAGATAATGGCTCCAGTGGCTTAATGCTCGTATAGTTGTATAAAACTCCTTATCATAAGTGGAATACTTCATTTTAGCGTCATTAAGCTTTTCACTGAAGAAAGCAATTGGTCGGCCTTCTTGAGAAAGTACAGCACCGATATCAATATTTGAAGCGTCACAATCGACCTCAAACATGGAATCAAAGTTTGGAAGTGAAAGTACAGGAGCAATAGAAatctgttgagttaagaaattaactaaattaattagtgatgacaaacattatttttgggcaaataaataattagtgttgattaatcataattgcatattactaattatttataaaaatactgcAGGCCAAAATCTGAATTACAGCCCAAATAGAATGGAAAATAAAGCAAGGCTAATGGGTTAATGAAATAAACAAAGCCCAAAAGGAATCAAAGCTGAAAAATCAAAACGGGCCAAGCAAACCATATCAATACTCAAGCCCGATTTGTACTCAGCAAGCAATTCTCTCTCACTTGCTTTCCCCAACTCAATGTACACTTTTTCCCTTTGGTCAGAGAAAcacagaagaaagagagagagcttcttccaCACGCTACTCaccgaagaagaaagaaagagagagattaaGCTTGAAAGGTAAGAGTCTAAtcagaaaatccaaaccaaatccagcttaggttaaaggtaacccatttcctctTACATGCATAagattttcttctcttcttcccaactctctgctctatccaaaatgggatacaaaggaaagttgatctctgttcttcactgctacaaatccacggtcacaagagattcttggggaccaagttgtatCTCTATGGTTCggatttggttgaccattggaagacaaTTTCGATTACTCCTTcctggctttcggtcaagttggagaagtcagaagcaaagatCCTACTTTGATGTTTGAGAAGAAAAAGTgagcttgtgggttggtgaagctcaaggctcaaggtattgaccttggaagaagaaccaagcaacatgcaaggagataaaagaagctgtCTGTTCATTCAGACGGTAAggagaaaaaaaaccagagtgtgagaacagtgttctgttaggaagttcatctacttggataatgctttctttcaaagaagcattcggccaatactgaagaactcaaGATGAGGTTTgtgaatctggttttgcacatagcaaagaggttgtagatgaagtcaatctccttcatgttttactgattgtgatgtacttttctaagcttatctttctgtaatttcttgagagaaaagacattgtgagaaagcttgagaaaaagccaagagttgaaaaaggctgagagatacatTTGAGAGAatgttttctgatttctttaggttagctaagtgtcttgtatcttgtacctgtttggtatccctttcttagttgggttagcactaagagtgaatagttaggagttagcatagccaatgtcaagttaggatagaacttgagtgtgaaattggtgtatgtaattctgttaactatagtgaaattcctccataattgtggaggagactggatgtaggttgcatagcacaaggcaaccaaaccaggatacatgctggtgttcgcTGTTCTCTTCTCTGCtaagttctgttttctgatattcatgagacaaaaataaattgtctcataaatttctgctgccgagttcaaacagaatcataATTGCAAAGGTACTTCaaaagggtaataacagcaattaaaaggaaggcatagattcaacccccccttctctaagcctaccacaaccttcaaaatCCTTTCCTTCAATGCCTCAAAACTGTGTTGCGCCTTAGCACTCCATGTAAAGGTATCATGCTTAAGACATTCAGTAAGTGGAGCAGCAATGGAGCTAGAATTCTTGATGAATTGCCAATAGAACGAGGCTAATCCATGGAAGCTCCGTATATCATGCAACGTCTTTGGAATATAGGCCAATTAACAATAGCATCAATTTTGCTATGATCCACCTCAATGTCTCGACTTGTCACAACATATCCCAGAAATATGACTATATTCATCAAGAAGTCACGCTTCTTGAGATTAGCATATAGTTTTTGCTCTCAAAGTACCGCAAATACTTGACGTAGTTAGACTAGGTGTTCATCATGATCCTTACTATATATTAAGATATCATCGAAGTAAACAATAACAAACTTCCCAATGAAGGATTGGAATACCTGGTTCATCAAGCGCATAAAGGTGCTTGGTGCATTAGAGAGGCCAAATGGCATAACCGTCCATTCGTACAATCCATCTCGTGTCTTGAAAGCTGTCTTCCATTCATCACCAGGCCACATACGGATTTGATGATAACCACTTCTTAAATCAATCTTAGAGAAGATAACAACACCATGTAATTGATCCAATAGATCATCAAGTCAGGGAATAGGGAACCTGTACTTGATGGTGATCTTATTCACAGCACGACTATCAGTGCACATACGCCACAAACCATCTTTTTTTGGAACTAGCAGAGCAGGAACGGTGCAAAGACTAGCACTTTCTCTGACTAGGCCTTTGTCTAGGAGATGTTTTACTTGGCATTGCAACTCGTCGTGCTCCTTAGGACTCATATGATATGCTGGCTTGTTTGGGATCACCGAACCAGGGACAAAATTAATGGCATGTTGAATATCTCGCATTGGTGGTAATCCGTTAGGAATCTCCTCAGGGACCACATCATAAAATTCTTCAATTAACGGCTTGACATCCTCATGCATGGAAAAGGTCTCTTTGTTCTCCTAACAAATCAGTAAGAAACACATGAAGTTGAACTTTCGATGAATTTTGTTAAGGTTTGACCTTGTGATTAAGGACGGCTCAATTTGCTTCTCGTACTCATCAGGTCTTAATGGAGTCAACACAATCTTCATTCCATCCTtgaagatcaaatcaaactagatctagagaggaataagagtttctctctctagaatacaagaacaaaaaactagctaaaattgtgtgtCAAGTGTGAATGATTGATCCCCTCTTTCCTCCTTGGTTCCCTgagtcttttccatgcagaaccagcttAAATTTGGGCCTAAAGcccttcagaaatcgctggccacaatttcattaatgaggtcacgtactgcacatcacgcgtgcacgtcggccacgtgtgcgcgtcatttgCTTTTtcgacccacgcatacgcgtcaggcatgcgtacgcgtcgatggaatTTTCACCAATCCATGCAAATGCGTCAGCTCTTGCGCGCGAGTCCCTGATGTATTTATCCATACGTGCGCATcagtcacgtgtgcgcgtcgatgctaactcctccaaagctccattttttatgtcccttccacttgtgcatgctctctTTCCATCTTCTAAGGCCATTGCTACCCTAttaactctgaaatcactcaacaagtgtatcacggcatcgaatgataatagaagagaattaaaatatagcatttttagggtcaaataagcatgttttcaaccatgaGCCACAAtaaggaaggaaacacaaaaccatgcattttatatgaataagtgtgaaaaatatcgATAAACCCCCCCCCAAATactacacaagataaaccacaaaattgaggtTTATCAGTGACACCTGCTATGTTCTTCCAAAGTAAATGGAATACAGCGAAATCCTCTCTAACAAGTTGGGTGGCAAATATATTCAATAATCATGAGGCTAAAACAGCTAgcaacaagtaatccctaatccctaaacaaaaatttcaataatgatttgatttttgtttttagcAGCAgcaaaaaaatttcaacaaaaaattcaggaattaaagaaagaGCAGCAGCACAAAATCAGCAAAAATTAGTaa
Coding sequences within it:
- the LOC112803752 gene encoding alkane hydroxylase MAH1-like, producing the protein MAKLFLIIPILLLFSYLVHRRRCCRTPLLIDWPILGMLPQVLSNLCHIHDFVTNVLRQKGGTGEFMGPWFTKMNYMITSDPMNVHHIMSKSFDNYVKGPEFREIFQAFGDGIVTADSETWRYIRTMQHSLFRQPSFETMVEKTFQEKVQNSLLPILDHAWLHGNVLDLQDVFSRLMFDETCIMVLGYDPKSLSIEFPLVEIEKAFDEVGECIFYRHIVPRSVWKFQEWLQIGEEKKMTKACKVFDQFLYSCIATKRQELNECNKSSGDDLLSAIMMMGEEKGKMVHDDKFLRDAVFNLFVAGRDPITSALTWFFWLVATHPLVEAKILEEIKKVFGAIDGEKRKILVKEDVRKLVYLHGAICESLRLYPAVPIERKQSLKCDTLPSGHRVNPNTIILFFTYAMGRFEEIWGKDCLEFKPERWISEKGGTIRVPSYKFFSFNAGPRTCMGKDLSFIQMKMVASTILRNYHIQVVENHPTTPAHSTVLFMKHGLKVMITKREF